One genomic region from Drosophila busckii strain San Diego stock center, stock number 13000-0081.31 chromosome 3R, ASM1175060v1, whole genome shotgun sequence encodes:
- the LOC108604759 gene encoding uncharacterized protein LOC108604759 has protein sequence MCTGSLKRACHALWQALRTTHAIFHMLALSCIIISDLLQSAHGLKDLKIFVPDAVIMGNAATLSCQYDLEKAQLYSVRWYFGQEEFYRYVPREAKPVLVFNVAGINVDMANSDATSVTLKGVTRDLTGSYQCEVSEDAPLFHTDIRSAHMQVVELPKDEPVMKVEKKVIGVNDNFHAACSVGPSYPPANITWYINGRKIYKTPMQRITLDAFEGSPTYSSLDIAPHSQVLQGFFQAIPKYLPNILLSCEVSILQMFHKNVQQRIALSMAPPTTVSPNLLGLEGSKRYANGDPDNSALTGAAQCSSSAVGVLLLAVATLTVAQL, from the exons atgtgcactGGCAGCCTGAAACGCGCCTGCCACGCTCTGTGGCAAGCTCTACGCACAACGCATGCAATATTCCATATGCTGGCACTGAGCTGTATTATTATCTCCGATTTATTGCAAAGCg CTCATGGGCTGAAAGATCTGAAGATATTTGTGCCGGATGCTGTCATCATGGGCAATGCAGCAACATTGTCTTGTCAATATGATTTGGAGAAG GCACAACTTTACTCGGTGCGCTGGTACTTTGGCCAGGAGGAATTCTATCGCTATGTGCCGCGCGAGGCAAAGCCCGTATTAGTCTTCAACGTTGCTGGCATTAATGTTGAT ATGGCAAACTCCGATGCAACATCTGTAACCTTAAAAGGCGTCACACGCGATCTAACGGGTAGCTATCAATGCGAAGTGAGCGAGGATGCGCCGCTTTTCCACACAGACATACGCTCCGCGCATATGCAGGTGGTTGAGCTGCCCAAGGACGAGCCCGTGATGAAGGTGGAGAAGAAGGTGATTGGTGTGAATGACAATTTCCATGCTGCCTGCAGTGTGGGGCCCTCGTATCCGCCCGCGAACATAACCTGGTACATCAATGGACGCAAG ATTTACAAGACGCCAATGCAACGCATAACGCTGGACGCATTCGAAGGTTCGCCCACTTACAGCTCGCTGGACATTGCTCCGCATAGTCAAGTGCTGCAGGGTTTCTTTCAGGCCATACCCAAGTATCTACCCAATATATTGCTGTCCTGCGAAGTGTCCATACTGCAAATGTTCCACAAGAATgtgcagcagcgcattgcgCTGAGCATGGCACCGCCCACAACTGTGTCGCCCAATTTGCTGGGACTCGAGGGCTCCAAGCGTTATGCCAATGGCGATCCGGACAATTCGGCGCTCACTGGCGCCGCCCAGTGCAGTTCCAGCGCCGTGGGTGTGCTCCTGCTAGCGGTGGCAACACTCACAGTGGCTCAGCTGTGa